TTTGCGGCAAAAAACCGATTGTCCTCAACAACGTGGTGAGAAGCGGCAAGGCCAAGCGCGAGGGCGGCGTCGGCAAGAACACCACCGGCATCTCCAAAAAGTGGAAGCTCCCCAACCTGCAAAAGGTGAGCATTCAGCAGGGTAGCAACCGCAAGTCGATGCGCGTCTGCACCTCCTGCATTCGCGGCGGCAAGACGCTCAGCGCCTGAGCTGAACGTCCTCAAAGCTCCAGAGCCAGAAAGCTCCAGGGTCAGAAAGCTCCAGGGTCAGTGAAGAGCGGGGTCTTCCCGCTCTTCGTCC
The genomic region above belongs to Deinococcota bacterium and contains:
- a CDS encoding 50S ribosomal protein L28, with amino-acid sequence MAKVCEICGKKPIVLNNVVRSGKAKREGGVGKNTTGISKKWKLPNLQKVSIQQGSNRKSMRVCTSCIRGGKTLSA